tttgcaactgaccgttccaaggcggtgccccactgtgttcctttgtttgttcgttttgtccttgtatgttgactttgtgtgcgcgcgtgtgtgtatgcttattgttcgtctcgtccttatgtgttggctttgagtgtgtgtgtgtgtgttgttcgttttatcctgatgtgtaagctttgagtgtgtgtgtgtgtgtgtgtgtggtgcacgcgtttgcgtgctggggggttcgttttgaggaggctgcgcttttggtgcgtggcattccctgtttgatatttttctttgtttttttgtacatctacctcttcttctcatgctgctgttgttgctgtcacttattcctctgctgctgctgctgctgctgctgctgctgctgctactgcaactgccactaccactgccactactactactactactactacttctattactactttctattgttgccgctaccgtactttactgccactgctaagtattgcaacttctattaatactaagttctatgctagcagtttcttgtgcagttttcttctgaagattacttcataccgaagtttgcagggattattgacactggcgtgttttgtgaacgtattgtgaattattattttcctgaaaaaaatgtatacaccaagatacagcgtctagaaatagaatcccttttcccgttgcggaatgctctgaattctgtgtcaagtgatggtatctggggctaatggtcaaacggaaggacggacggacggacaagggcaaatctatatgcccacctcccccgagtgggggcataaaatgcagcaattaggccttagataattgagttatcactaaatttgaccaaatgaccgggggtcgtttttttatgggagtcaatattcttcgtgaggttcagtttacttcacgtgggggagtcatagtactatgatctggaggtcataatactatgaccggggggtcattttttctatagaataatgaccggggggtcattattctatgggggtcgaaatacttcattacaccggcattgagaaaaatattgaaatattgatgtTCTTTTAAAGATAATTAAGAAGAACCTTtatcaaaatgtacatttatagaCTTTAATAGTAGTTACAACTTTTGAGTGATAGGTGGTTCGAAAACAGACGATTGATTCTGGCGACAAGTGTGAGTACACATGGAATCAAATTTGCATGAAGATGTGTATTCTACAATTATTTTCCCCCTCTTTAAATGCGCAAGTGACCACTTTTATCTCGAAAAATTAAACTCATTTACATCCTGGATTTATGTTTAAAGCAAACCTGTTTTCCTGCCAACTCCACAAAGCTTGTCAGAGACAACTTACGGTGTAGGAATTACTAACAAAGGCAAAAACGTCACGGCTTATACGACGtgtcaaatttgttcagtttcgAGAAACAACGAAATGCAAGCAAGCATAAACAGGTATCACAACAACTGTCATAATTTCATTTCAGACCTTTAAACATTCATTAACCAAAGATTCAATGAACTTGTTCAATATGGCTTGTGTTCGGAAGCCAGTCTTAAGAACCCAACATGTCACTGGTTGATTCTGAGCACAGTCTAAACATTAGCCAATGACAAGGCTGGCCTCTCAACACTCATTTACTTTATAGTGTTGCGCAACTAGACATACATATAGTAGCCAGTCAAAGTAGCACAATTCATCCATACTTATTCTTTTATTCACAAACACAAGAATATTTATTCAGCACAACACAATTATTCTTGCTGATCAATACATTCATCACACCGCATCAGACCGTTTTCATCACACTGCATACATCGTAAGGCACAAAACTCTTCAGTAAATTCATTTCTATGTAGAGACTTTTTCGAGCCGTGGCAGAATGTGCACGGCAGGTAACGGTAGCCACCACACTTATCACAGGAGGATCGAACTTgtattttctgaagaaaaaaaaggataaaatgtATGAGGTAATAAAGACAGTTGTGGTTTGAAGGTAGAGCGCATGCGCGAACATTAACTTCTGTTGCTAAGAGTTTCGCAATGTGTTAAAATTCATCCATAGATTTGACTATGTTTTGCACGAGCACAATCGTGTCGTTGTCAACTGACAAAATTTTTTGGTCGAAACTAATAAGTtactttttcgacttttatatcgctcacctgatacACAAGCGAGATGTGATGAACACGGATGAAGACATGCTGTCAGATGTGTGATGAAATAGTTTTACTTGCTAAGTCGAAGTTAGAAGAATCAGTCCTATCGGGCCCATATTATACAATTACCAaggtattttgtataaatattaaatattgcaagAACTGGTCAAAAATGAAGTACCTTCTTTGTATGAAACACATAAGCACATAAATCGAGACGTCATTGTTCAATTTCTTGACCGAGATCATATGAGcataaatattctatttaaacATCTGTAGGACTAGTAAAGATATGAAGCTGGTAGATAGTAAAAATGgtgaaatacaatttttaaattaaGGGCACCTAACTTCAGACTTACTGCTTCGATTTATAACATCGTCAACCGTcatgatattttaacaaaatgcattTCTTGACTATTTCGATAGCCAAGTCTCATGAATAATTGGTTTGACTGGCCCATAATTGAACTTGGCCGATGTCCTATGGCCATACATAGTGTCCAATTTCGGCTAAGATTGCTTCAGAATCGACAAATTAACAGTTCCCTCCCAAAAGCTCATCACAAGAAATTTGTGCTTATTATACGTTTGGGAAAATAATTGTATTAACCCTTATTAtactggacacgactgattctgcctttgcggacagtgtagatcttgatcagcctgcacatccgtgcagtctgatcaagatctgcactgttcgctattcggtcagtatctttttggttagcaccatggaactgcccaaactgaaaaatggacaagttcatcatagaaatttagctgggtaagggttaacacGTCCAGCAATCACACTGCTTGTGAGTATGGCGGACGCAATATTGGCGATGCAATCAAGAGGCGGACTTGACGTTTGAATGGTAGTTTGTGTTCCTGTTTTAAGTCTTGAAAGCCACGCTATGACATCATCCAAAATCACTGCATGCGCTATAATACGAATGTGTCCGATACTTAGAGACAATAGAATCAAAGTCTGACGTTTGCTACATTACATATTAACAGAAGAAAATTGACTAGACTCAAATCACTGAGATATCATAAACTATTCTCTTTGAAGTATTTATGGACATTCCGTATATTCAATAAACAAAGCAAGTTAAAAGCTATAAACGGTAGGTTTTATGGGAGTTTGATGTAGAAATTTGCAGCATACGACTGGATAATTTCAAGCAGACGAAAAGTGACCTTCCCATTTTTCATACatgcaaaaaaaaccaaaaaacaaaaaaagcaaaaacaaaacaaacaaaacacaacaaCTTACTGTAAAGTTTTTGAACATGCTCCTCAGCTCTCCGGTATCATTCAATTTATGTACTTCATCATAGTCCTGAAAAAAGTGTACATCACATTATAAGACTTGTCGTTTCGTAAACACTCATGTTTTACTGCGTTCAAATATATCCTTCCTCGTCGCGACTAATGACTTTTTCGTCAATATTCGAACTTAATATTCCTTTAATTATTTTCctttatccgtccgtccgttcgtctgtctcTTCAACCGTCAGTCAAGACAGATAACTCTTTTCGTTGACttttaaagtacaaaatttttcatgaaacctgacctatagatgacAGCTTATTAGAATAATATACAGGTAAGTCAAACTTGCTCGAGAGACCATGTCTATTAAGAGACCACTCGGATTCAGAGATCGCTTCTTCAGTCCCTTTTGTGATGTCAAAAAACTACCTTGTATTAAAAGACCATTAGTGATTAGAGACCACTTTCTGTCCTTCACCTAGGTGGTCTCTTGCTAAAGCTGTACTGTACTTCGATAAAGTTTCAGTCTTAAAAATATGGTTTCTATGCGAATATAACAAATGCCTCTGTTGGTTGAGGACTTCCGTTGCTTGGCAACAGTCTTGTTTCTATTTGGTAGGTTGGGGGTTTGGGTATTCAGTGGTTTAGAAAGACCCTAAAGTGACCCTCTTGGCATCATTGCAGGAATGAATGAAAACCTGACCTTCCGCTGGATAGCTTATCCACACGAAAGAATTGTACATAGCAAGTTGGGTTTCGAGCCGAGAGCGACGAGAGGCAAACGATTCGAAATCAGCGACGTTATCCATCTCTACAATACGGCATAGAGAGgcaatgtttgatttttttctacctTGAAACTATCGCGTGTTATATAATTACAGCGATGGAATGTTGATTCAATGACTTATCTGAGATACTGTAGACTATTTCCATCAATTATTCAGAAGAGAAAAGTTCAACCTATTGGCTTATATCGCATTCATTGTTTACTAATTAAGGCATTTGCTTTAGTGCTTGGAGgtaagttttcaaattttcataacttGCAGGTGAGGAAAATGTAGGTTCATTAACCATTTACTCTCCGCGAGAAAGACGTGTTAAAATGGTTGCTATACACACATATCACTATATTTGCAAAACGAAAgtgtttgttatttttgttgctattgtttAGAGGGTCAAGGGTGGTTAAGTATGCTGACTTCAACCACGTCACCCTCACCTCTGCGGGTTCGAGCCCTGTTCGATACGTCATGTTAGGAGGCAGTCAAGCTGGCTTCTGGAAAGTTCTAACCAGATACAATAACATCCGGAGGGAAGCGTGAAATTATCATGCATGTAGCGAAACTTTAACATATTGATACTGTTGTGTGAAATTATCAGGCATGTAGCGgtacaccattttttttttacataatatgAACCAGTGATACTTAAATTCCATTTTGTGTTGTACATGAACACTGGTAAAAGATGTCCTGCGAGTATGGTGTAAGGTCCCAATTAATTATCTTGCGTTAATCGCGGAAGAGAAACAACGTTCTAAAATCAACTTACCCCTATATAAACACCATCCGCGAAAACCTGCGGCACTCGTATTGCACTTAGACCTAACCGTTCCGTCAATTCTTTCTGATTTTCAGCACTCATAAACATGTCTCTCTCCTCATACCGTACCATGTGAGTCTGTAACATATTTCTCACAGCCTTACACTTATCAGCAGCCTCACGTACCACGGTCATACTTGTTGTATACACAATAATCTTCCCTTTCTCTTCTTGTCTGTAGTTCCGCTGCTGCAAACCAAAATGCAAAAGATAAGTAACTCGGATTTGTAACAATCATTTTCTTGTCCTTTCACATACAAGGCAATGAACTAAATACAGCTAAAAACTCGACGCAGCTTCCTTCGAATATGGTCCATTAAACTCGAACGCTTATTGTTTTTGAGTACTGCTTCTGCTAGTTAAAATCATACTAAATGGAATTCATAATGATAACGCTGAATAATATGAATGGCAACAATACTGTTTATATTTAACATCTACCATTAAAAGCCAGTTTTGGCTCTCCCAAAAGAGTTTGACCTTATACAGGAATGTAGCCTTTATTAGGATGTAGGGGTTTCCTCATAAGACAATGAAGGAGCTGATGCAAAGAAGGAGGTTTCTCCGTTTCGTGCCCAGAAGTTGTTTGTGATGGACAGTTCGTGCTGGTTTGACCAAGCAACACAAGTACACTCACAGTTTCATTCATATATTCTTTGACAGGGtatttagatttttataaaactttttttttcaaaactaattgTAAGttaaacatcattttaaaggtgTTGAAACAATTCTTTGAATTCTGAAAATTTCTCTTCTGTGACAAGGAAATTTTGGTTATGGACAGGATACAATATTTATGCATGCATAAAAGTAATAacattgttaaatgtaaatacaagttttgttctgttctgttcggTAAATACAACAAAGGCACGAAGTGCTTAATTATGGGGTTATTTAGAATCAATGCAGAAAATGAGACAAATTATCGCTTGTACATAACATGTTGGctgtaatttatttaataattatgtcACAAAATAAATCTGCCAATAATTCAGTTTCGATTGCTGTCTAGATTCAGTCGCAGAAATAGATTTTGGTGCATATTTTGAATCAGAGTTGGCGCTataccaaaaggaaaaaaaagaagaagaagaaaaaaaacccctCAAAAGTACATTCATCAATTACTTCCTTCTTTACTTTGTTACTTTAAAATAAGTAATAGATCTATATTTGAGGACAATGCACATTAAATTTAGAATATCCCCATCAAATGAATTTAGTTAGGCGAAATATAATATGGTTACTATAACAGTAGTTCGATCTGGgttgctgtattcggctcgaatggattttgccagatcggatgtcacgaggcgcgcaagctccgccgagtgtgatccgtcctggcaaaatccacgagggccgaatacaaagtcccagatcgagctactgttgtaatgatcctattattatatacctccgttttttttttttttttgggttcaTTTTGTTATCTAACGAAATCTTTATTGTTTtttcgatgttaaaatagaaacgattgaagtttttgtgtgcgctatttatagaactgtgtcaggtcgtGAATATTAAACGACAATAGTCCggcaacatgcaatacaaaaggtacaatacggatttttttctggctgttcatatttacttgtgaaatacaagcggTATCTtcgacagaatttatataggtatataataaatgaatttaCTGTGATTTTCACCAGTGTCATGTATCAACAGACatatgtatggtggctgattccTGCCATTTCGTACTGGCATGTTGGCGCGTTCGAAGAGTGCCAACACGTCAACACCCAGAATGAAAAATACCATGCCAATGTAATGACTTGTTACACCTGTTTTCATGGTAACTAACATTAACCTTGCAACCTGTCTCTGACGGCCGCCCTGTCATCTATAAATTCCAAGAATGGGTTCTAGTCTGATCTCAAAACTTTATAACCTTTGATTCAGAACTTAGATCTAGTTTTTTTTCCACTTCAGTTAACACGTTGTCATATGAGAAACACCCGTAGTCAAAAAGTATGTATCTGTTACCAGACGACATTTTATGTTTGGCATCCCAGACTACATTTCTGTTGAGCGCGCCTCCAGCTGATTTAATAAATGCTTTAGATACATGTGTGATATGCAAATTATAGTGTATTAATGCAAGTATATATATAAGTTTGttaaacacatttatatatacacGAAGGACGCCACAGCAAACACCTTGGGCTACAGACAGACATCGTatggtaaatatatattataaaacacaaCATCACGTAACTTATAAGTGCTACTTGTTTTCAAATCTGGTTACGTGAGACAACATATTTACAATCGCACGACATATCTCACCTTTATAAATAGGTCTTCATCGCTTCCCTGTAAAGAtttaatatcatgataaaaatatatctttaacctACCAGGTTAATCACAATAAATTTTGTTCGATAAGCCATCGAaacatacgttttttttttattgatgtcATGCGGCCTAGTgaacatttgttgttgtttttttttttgagtgtcACATCGAAAATTCTTGAAATCTCTGTAGTGTTTACgagcaaaataaatattttgatattacatgtaaaacaaacacattttttcacgTCTGTTTAAAGTTATCCAATGCTCATCTTTTACCTCAATATCGTATTCTaggtatttatttcaaatgtagaaaattctAGCAAAATGTACTTAACTTCACtaagtatataaataaatgagctgtgccatgagaaaaccaacgtagtggctttgcgaacagcacggatccagaccagcctgcgcatccgcgcagtctggtcaggatccatgctgttcgcttttaaagcctattgggattggagaaaccattagcgaacagcatggatcctgaccagactgcgcggatgcgcaggctggtctggatccatgctggtcgcaaacccactatgttggttttgtcatggcgcggctcaaattgtgTATAAAGAGCTAAATTTATAAAGAACTGTCATACAGTAACACTCGTTTGTAACTAAAAAAACTTGCAGTattttagtatgtatcttttaAACTTTATACAGTAGTTTCATACCAGCGATAAATATCTTtaatatgtttgatatttttcactcaCTGAAAACtagttgaaatatttcattataaaatcatCTGTATAGCTCAACAAGTTAAAAAAcgtgaagtaaataaaattactTCTAAGAATGTCTTGGAACTGTCAAGGCCATTCTATAGTTATATGTTTGCTCAATATCATGATATATTTCGTTTAAAgaacagaagaaaaaaatgttttcaataaaatgaaaattgatatttttacctaaatgtattaaaatgacaTTACTTTTACGAGCAGTTTCTCTTATCacctgttttaacataaaacagATATCAGACGAAGTTATAAAATTTTGACCTCactgaagtttcataaaattgataaagaaaacatttgatgGCTTTCCGTTTGATTTATCTACAAGCCCCCTACCTCGAAACAAAAGGCCTTGTTCTCCATGCAAAATCAAACGCCAAAATACGGAAGTATATCGAATATTTGGCATACTGCAGAATAAAAAAGAATACATTATTTGGTTTCATGGGAAATCACGTGACATTGCTGCGTCAtcatttttaaatcattattgttgcgtttatttttttatagaaacatcacataatttttatttataaacccCAACTGATATGAAGTGCttacattattaatatataattcAAAGGAATGGGCTGTATTaataaataaactgaaatgaACTGTCTGAACAAATTGATTTCAATCTTAACGaactgttttaattaattaatattgaAAAGAATTATTTAAGTATTAACATAAAGAAAAAACGGTCTGATTTATTGTATGCAAATTAGGCCAAATACTTCAACGTGTGTTTTGCTAAAGTCAGATTACAACCTGCGAAAAGATACCACAAACTACTGTTTTGGCCTCTCGGTCACATTTTTGTGTTGAAACTGATACAGTCAAATTGCAACATTTGTCACGGGTGTGCCTAAAATATGATCTTTTTTGACTGAAATCTGATTTCCCCAGTCGGGTATTTTTACATATGCACATCAAATTCAGTTAGTTTGTCATCAAAGTGAACAggctgtatatatattttgttcagtaGTAACGCTACACCATGTAACAAAATAGAAAAGCGATACAAACTAAAATGTACACAGCTAATTACATCTAGGAAGTACGTAGATATATGTCATGTTAATCATTATCAGTCATAAACATATTAAACATGGGTGCTCAGTTGTATTATTTCATAGTCGTGCATTCATTTAAGACTTTTCTGTAAGTGTAAACAGCAAGACTGATTTTGAAATCTGTAacaacagtagcagcagcagcagcagcagcagcagcaacaacaacaacaacaacaacaacaacaacaactcttgTCATCCCTGTTTTCGTCCATGACCGTAACAGTTTATCATATAACGACTTTACTTATAATGACCTTTCTGTAAACAAGGACTGAGGTGTTTTTCCGGCGTTTGCCTGTCGACTGATACCACCGTCTAATGGACAGTACTtcaagataaaatttaaattctgTTCCGCTAGTTGCTACTCCcagtatacatatatttacacaaaCCATGTTAAAAAAGCACGATAATCAATAAGCAAAGTAATTACCCCAAGAGCTGCTAGCTAGGAAATTTGCTCCATTGTAAATTTAAGTTTACTGAAGTTGCTTTTTGTATGTACTGGGGGAGGCCATTGAggtttttttctgaaagattccATATTTGGTTTGGACATATAAAGTTAGAGAAAAAAACCTCAATGGCCTCCCCCAGTACATACAAAAAGCAACTTCAGTAAACTTAAATTTACAATGGAGCAAATTTCCTAGCCAGCAGCTCTTGGGGTAATTACTTTGCTTATTGATTATCATGCTTTTTTGTAGCATGGtttgtgtaaatatatgtatTGCTGAGGGCCTTACGGAAAACTGACTTGTTCAAATGTTCTTactcattaaataaagtctttattattattactactactactattgttattattattattgttatcattattattattattatccttactattattgttattatcatcatGAAATGGAAAATTTTCGTTCACAACGTTCTGTTCCGCTAGTTGCTACTCCATGTATACAAGACAACCTTGACGTGTTATACTTAATGTTATATACTCCGTGAACTAGAGGAGATATACTTTGTcagttgtttacatgtatatgtattttgagTTGCAGCTGTACATATTAATTTTCATGTTCATGAACAAGGACACTTTGTGAATTATAAACAGCATTAAGATATACATCATAATGCCACGTGTTGTGAATGATAAAGTACAGAAGAAATAGTAAGAGCTAGtcctaaaaaaaaatacagtaaaaaaattGCGCCAAAATTTAATGTTGTGTGATAAAGGCGTTGGCTTATcccataactttttaaaaactttcaaatgtACTTTGATGGTGGTTTTGGAGATACAATGTTCCCAGATCATAAAAAGTCACGACTGACTTGCTCTTCCCACTGTACTGACCGGACGGGCAGGAGAATAAAATGCAAAAGATAAAACTACTTCCTTTTCAGTGAatttaaaaattctaaataagagacagaaaaaaaaaatacgaattaCGTTATTTCGCGTCTTTACCACAAGATAAGGAAGTGTGATAAATAATTtacgttttgtaaaatcatttgacACCATTTACGGTGCATTTCATTGCAATATCTTTACAGTGGTGAAGGAAATCTTAAACCGTGCCCCTACTTATACATAGTTTTACTAGCTCATCTTGTCAGAAAGCATGGCAAAACGTTTAAAAACATTGCACACGATCATCTTGTTGTTTGGTGCTACATGCATCATCTTAATAACAAGTTTATCATTGCCTCCAAAATAGATGTTGCGTGtgattattatttatattttggcgggaaac
This window of the Mercenaria mercenaria strain notata chromosome 5, MADL_Memer_1, whole genome shotgun sequence genome carries:
- the LOC123557274 gene encoding glutaredoxin domain-containing cysteine-rich protein CG31559-like isoform X2, which translates into the protein MRDSNEPVHDDSQLGTTSGALAHPGPGVFKRSASERTFCHLQQMEKNYSKLGDRFAKVKENSNGNGMIKVASLSSIDFHRNKDHDIDTDHFAGRRDVSNPTTINEKRIVSSRGSVRGFKNRVRAGIATFIEQNGFSQRNYRQEEKGKIIVYTTSMTVVREAADKCKAVRNMLQTHMVRYEERDMFMSAENQKELTERLGLSAIRVPQVFADGVYIGDYDEVHKLNDTGELRSMFKNFTKIQVRSSCDKCGGYRYLPCTFCHGSKKSLHRNEFTEEFCALRCMQCDENGLMRCDECIDQQE
- the LOC123557274 gene encoding glutaredoxin domain-containing cysteine-rich protein CG31559-like isoform X1, with the protein product MRDSNEPVHDDSQLGTTSGALAHPGPGVFKRSASERTFCHLQQMEKNYSKLGDRFAKVKENSNGNGMIKVASLSSIDFHRNKDHDIDTDHFAGRRDVSNPTTINEKRIVSSRGSVRGFKNRVRAGIATFIEQNGFSGSDEDLFIKQRNYRQEEKGKIIVYTTSMTVVREAADKCKAVRNMLQTHMVRYEERDMFMSAENQKELTERLGLSAIRVPQVFADGVYIGDYDEVHKLNDTGELRSMFKNFTKIQVRSSCDKCGGYRYLPCTFCHGSKKSLHRNEFTEEFCALRCMQCDENGLMRCDECIDQQE